Proteins encoded by one window of Nitrospiraceae bacterium:
- the tuf gene encoding elongation factor Tu (EF-Tu; promotes GTP-dependent binding of aminoacyl-tRNA to the A-site of ribosomes during protein biosynthesis; when the tRNA anticodon matches the mRNA codon, GTP hydrolysis results; the inactive EF-Tu-GDP leaves the ribosome and release of GDP is promoted by elongation factor Ts; many prokaryotes have two copies of the gene encoding EF-Tu) yields EMVMPGDNVTITVELIAPIAMEKELRFAIREGGRTVGAGVVTEVIA; encoded by the coding sequence GAGATGGTAATGCCTGGAGACAACGTAACAATAACAGTAGAGTTAATAGCGCCGATAGCCATGGAAAAAGAACTGAGGTTTGCAATAAGAGAAGGCGGACGTACAGTGGGCGCTGGAGTCGTAACTGAGGTGATTGCATAA